TTTTACTTTTCAAAGATTTAAAAAGATTAATAATGTACTGAATATGAGAATTTGAGTtgtgataaagaaaaataatattaatagtaattatagGCCTAAGGGGCGGAGCCTgcacactctaaaaactaattcaggggacctttagtcatatatatagactttttacttgtaattgttattttattgagcttggatgacacacaaattgattcgatatactatcatgacttgtcatagtttaacattttcagttaatcaaaaatgtatttaattttaagttctgttaatgtaaaatacaatccgATGACGTGTAAacatgtttcattgttttgagttgtatgaacacttcttttaatttagacaaacttaagttaaaggtgctaaagaggatgttttgttttatacatttttgcaatattacttgaaactgtctttactaactgataaaagactatttattaggtgcactgaaaggaataatattaatatacatcatctgtgcacgaagtagggccttaaaaacatcagccaagcgtttacgcgatcatcgcgtaaacgattggccctctggcttgtcaatcactgccgtgatgttccttgtgagagacgagctgcgcgctccagtaactttccacactccacaggcgccgcatgcaatgtttttgtcaggagacaggagtaacaactgcagattatgagttttcctgtggtgagtccgacataatgaatccactaacacgacacagcgaatgccggtgataaacactcgtgttccaatactcatgcacaagttttgggaggcgttccctcgaaatgagctgtgaaggaggggggttgttcttacgcatgcgctcatttcaaaaactcagtaacagtctttggattctcagtcgacgaaaaaatcctctctatcacctttaagtgaaactgggctgggatatTTCCCATCATGTTTTGctcatggcacttgaaagggagagtaaatgctaaaattaagtgttctataatgttttttgcacaagattaatggtaagggagatttagcagtaattagtgttttgttatgctaatttagaagagtttctgttaatgtgggtttttggagatttaccatcatggtgacaagcggtgcttggtaagttcatgttacttagaaatgcgttttattttGTCCAAAACgtgtcttcaccttacttaaaacattatgttagAGCGTGGAAACGATACAGGTGCCAAATGAGCTTCagcagaacaacagtgaacgtcgagaacattatatatagcttatgtaaatatttctcaactggtgggttgcAAGACCGTGCACTTTTCAATCACACGCAAATCACTATAAATAAAACGCAAAAGAATCTACGATCATGAAACGTTGTAGTTCTGTCgtcaatagagtgccccagggatgacgcgtttttgtaggccaacccggaagttagcggcgcacgggttccctcggttgaaagcctatgcatttttcccatagacttttggaaaatcgcagaaaataagctctgtgtttaacaaagggttatgacacttacacgttttgtctgtcaagataatctttacaagttaacacaacatttatagattttgaagcctaaataaagtcgtcagatataaaaggctaacagtaggctataaacggactacagcacagcatggtcgcggatcaacgtcgtcaccaccaagcttcctcagactgtatttaaaaaacaactttatttacaaacatgctcgctgattatgatatgcgctgtgtatgaatacttatccactttatGTCCAAATGTCCCTtatttaatgatgacgtctaaagtccccgccaaatgaagtagtcccttttagcaatttgttagcaaccgccgattttaagacacagtaaaagtttaaaaaatcacaagtgggttataactggtgtgttttatgtcatagatcaaaacgtgaaagtatttagaggctttgttaaccacagaccttatttcaggtgatttagcaaaaacacattcaaaaaacccatagactttacggcgttggaaccggaagtcctaaaatgctaactcgcttccgggttttgcctacaaaaatgtgtcatccctgaggcactctattaaGTCATTAAATAACCAAAAAAGGTGATTAAATCTGCGTTAAAGCgttatatatatagcctacactaccattcaaaagtttgggatcggtaagatttttaatgttttaaaagaagtttcgtctgctcaccaaggctgcatttatgtaattaaaaataaaataaaaaccgtaatattgtgaaatattattacaatttaaaataattgttttctatttgaatatattttacaaagtaatttattcctgtgatggcaaagctgaattttcagcatcattactccagtcttcagtgtcacatgatccttcagaaatcattctaatatgatgatctgctgctcaagaaacatttaatgtgtacaattgtacaaaatatttgtgtacaataatttttcaggattatttgatgaatagaaagttcaaaagaacagtgtttatttaaaatataatcttttgtaacattataaaagtatttactATCagttttgatcgatttaatggatccttgctgaataaaagtattaatttcttttcaaaaaaataaaaaataaaaattcttactgaccccaaacttttgaacggtagtgtataatgctacagaagctttgtatttcagataaatgctgttcttttgaactttctattcatcaaggaatcctgaaaaaagtacacaactgttttcaacattgataataatcataaatgtttcttaagcagcaaatcatcatattagaatgatttctgaaggatcatgtgacactgaagactggagtaatgatgctgaaaattcagctttgccatcacaggaataaattactttgtaaaatatattcaaatagaaaagttattttaaattgtaataatatttcacaatattactgttattactgtatttttaattaaataaatgtagccttggtgagcagatgaaacttcttttaaaatcattaaaaatcttaccgatcccaaacttttgaacggtagtgtatattatatatatatatatatatatatatatatatatatatatatatatacatatatatgcatCACATGTCTGGACTAAAATATTCTGCTATGTGAGATCACAATATAAGGCACAAACTGATATGtaatttttaatgcataaataaatgtgagaaaatgttcatttataaagtacaaacaaaaatgcagcacatttaaatgcttaaaataattaattttaaattctgGCATTTATGTGCTGTTGACTTCTGCTTCCGCATCAGCAAATGGGAATTCAAAAGATAACACTGTTTTTCCCCCTTTGTACTGAGTTTAATTTAGGTATGATAGAACTGTTGCAATCATTTATTTGGAAAATATAGAACGTTAAACATttagtgtttactttttttGGTTAGTTTTTCAAACagacaaactcagaattgttgtagttcattgattataaataaaattcaatGAAGGTTGAATAATCTTTGAACTACAGTATATGTAGTTATCTGCATGTCTCATCCATGGAGATGCAACAGTGGAGAACAAACTATTGGGGGTTTTGAGAACCAGAACTGACTGAACAAGTTGAAATTCAGCTAGTGTGAGCCCCTTCATTAATATGCCTGAAAGTGAggaatggggggaaaaaaaggtcaaattcaCTCAGCATTCCATGATCTAATTCACTATCTCAATTACAATTACGTACAAATTAACTGTATTCATTTGTGTTGTGGGCACAGTCCAGTACATTATAGTCAGACTaatttttatgttgaaataatgaagATTTCTGTGCCACCCCAGATTGGTTGCTGGCCCCTGCCTGGCCACCCCTATGAAAAAATCCTGGCTCCGACACTGATAGGCCTATGTGCAAAATTGGATATTATTAAAAGTGAacattattttcacatttagaCGTGAGATTTTCGCCGATATACGTCGCTTATTCCAAACAAAGGTGTATAGCTTGATGACACCGTGATTTAGCAATACACTGCTTCACTTACCGGAAAGTGGAAGTGTGATAAAGGTCAATTGAATAAAATGCGCGTTCGGAGATTATATAAGTATGAGTGGCGTGCGTTCACCAGCGTGCTCCAAACGTGTGATAAAATCTCACGTCCGAATTCTATTGagaatgttttttaaacttCTCATGATCACCATTACTAGAATTTATCAcatctgttgtatttattgtggtACATTTTAATTAACTTATAATCTGGAGCCCGATCACacaaaaatgcatataaatagtACGAgtgtgtaatctcgtagaatatatacgccaaaactcattttggcgtgcttatggtacgcagtttttcgcgtgcatatgatacgcactttatggcgtattATACATACGAAACccccacccccccacccccatcctAACCAAGAGTGTGTCATATACACGCCagaaagtgcgtatcatatgcacgcgaaaaactgcgtaccataagcacgccaaaactattctacgagattacacactcgtactattgatacgcattctcatgtgatcgtgtTGTAATCTGTTAAGAGtatagatttaaaaaagaaaggaaaaaagttAACATTGCCTATAAGCATGCAATGAGGAGCCATATATCCTTAACTAGTTAAACAATTACAAGAACTGCTTTTTTCATGGGCCAAGAACAAGTTAGAATCAAGCGCTTAAAAGTATGGATGTAGAATGGATGAAGCTGAGACAGATGATGGTAAATCACCTTTCGAGCGtaacttgatgcttcaaatagagactgcatcaattacattgttactccagtaggtggcgacaagtgactgttaaaaatgtatttgtcattgaatcattcattaaaaagatttgttcaaaaacgattcatctagtaatgaaacaagtgacatCTTTATAactgagtcattgaatcatttattcaaaccgatttttaaaaaaattataatttctcCAAGCAGATATTCTTTTGAATTAACATGTTTGTGTCACACACAATTCataaatgttgttcattgaCCTTTCATGTGCCTGCTTgataattaagaaaatattgttTGGAGAAAACATGAAATAGGCctgtttaatgttattatagattatataatattttatatttaaatacatatgaaaagtaattgaaagtaaaaaaaaaaaatcttcccgAGAGTCCCCCCAATGAATGCGAACAAAGGGGTTATTGAATTTGTCATCAGAAATCAAAATCCCTTCAAATGAAACAGAAGAGTTATACAAATAGATTACAGCAGGTTTGCTCTCCTTTCAAAAGAGTTTTTATACCACTAGGAATGGCGTTGAATACAATaggccagtggttcccaaactttttagcttggAGTAGGGattaccccctctcttccacttcgactgcagtcacacctttaccattaagggacaatatctgccccctaaattgattttccagtgcttttttttttacctttatgaataactttatttattttataatgttatttattttaaaaatgttcaatagagaaatatgcaatgatggaaAACTAAGTAaatcttttaaatattaaactaaaaccgccagtaggtggcagcaagtcaagtttttatgagtgagtcatcgagtcattcattcagtaacgaagcaagtggctgtgaatgaatcgatacaactattatttcattgcaaaacagagtaaatactgacagtactgtgtttaaaatgtacattttattttttgacctgtagtataataataatgtcatgtttgcagtcatgtggatatttgggaacaattgcattcttgctcgtcatcatcattaaatacaagaactcacacaaggtatgtttttgtattggagaaagtttgagtcttaaattgaaattaatccactatctgtgtctatatttctTCTTTATGCGAGTAAGTGCttaatccccacttttacaaaggtgcattgtcgagaatgacagtaatttagcgcaatttaaggcagcagattctgTACGcgatctatcatatgcatgctgcttgtgtggatacagtcatttttgactgcaaatgatgaggtaatttcatgaaatgtactggatttacaacattttgccagttagaaatacatgctcgattttaatactatttttaagaattaaatgaactactcagcattttgtttgcATACCCGGCCACatgtaccccagtttgggaaccactgcaatAGGGTATTATACTGATTAAGCCCCAAAATCAAATTTTCTGGAGAATTGTGAAAAGGAATAAAACTGACCATGTCATCTATAACTGATCAACAATATAGATGTTATTTAAATACCATCTCTCAAAAACCAAATCAAACTTATGAAATCACTTATATGGACAGGTGGTGtcctattttatataaattagaattaaaaataataataaaggatcCTTCCTGAGCATAATCTGGACGCGAATAACGAACAGTCGCTCTGAAACACGCGACGGTtgattgtgacgtcacactggAGCCCACTTAAACCGCGCGCTCTATAACGATTCTTCAGTTCAGTCAGTGAGAGTCCGAGCGGTAGCGAAGATAATCTCCTGCGCAGAAACTCAGAAAGTCGACAAACATACTGAGAGTTTGACAGcgatacatacagtacacacgCGAACAAACATACTGAGAGTTTGACAGCGGTACTGTATATCCACACGCGTTTCTCCTGCGATGGAGTCAGTGGAGATCAAGTCCAGCAGTCCAGTGTCAGCAGATGCTCGTCCGGTGTTGAGTAACTCTACACGGACAGCTGGAGGAAACACCACCGACCCACCTGGAGCTGCTCCTGCAGCCGCTGTGGAGAACCCCCCATTGGGTAAGAGATGACACGACATTACAATGACattaaaacaatcaaaaaacaaatgaaaacacccacattaaaaaatactatagtgtttttgaaccatactatagtaaattgtagtatactgtatatattatagtgtataacactttgttaatgaatgctacagcatactgtagtattaactatagtgaactgataaactgtaataaatattgtagtgtactttgttttttactacagtaaactgtatattgtagtataatatagcctgtagttgtagaaaactattgggtaaagtaatttgcttatattactatagttgttatattaccacatCAACTATataattactaaaacaaatgaaagtactttactatagtatggttcaaaaacactatagtatttactgtgaattactatagtatttttccATGTAGCTGAAATATTATGGAATTaataactgtaataataaaataaagctgtaataataaaaagtgaAAATCTTTTTCGTAACATATACGGATTTAATCTAGTACAGTATAATCCTAAAAATACCTTTACAATTAAGTTTAAAAAACACTTGGAAAAATGCTggttgctcttttttttttgctgttaattCTGTGATTGTAGCTTTTGTATATAAACACAGTAGTGGCCAAAGTGATGTCCAGATGGgtcatttcatcaaaatatgaggaaacaattttttttaaatatttaaaatttgtgggaagaacaaaaaactaaacttggttaaggtatttatcgACAATTATTTGTCGAAAAAtgcaaactacagctacaggtttaattactatgcaaaaaaatattcgTTTGGTTCTCGATTGTTTTTGCATGCGTTCAtgatttctttgtatgacagcctggaAAAAAATTGTCAGCAcaatttgtcatgtttcattgtgttCACAACTACGCAGTATGattacaaaatctttaacatattgttaataatatttaaataaggggtgaagatgtcaattttcctagGCCCGGACATTACTTTTGTCCACTACTGTATAgctgtaattttaattttacgggaaaaaatgaaaaggaaagCAGGTGTTGATGTTTATGTGTGGATGGTTGTAATTGGGGCGCTGGAATAGATTATTTGGGAGCAGACGTCACAgctacgtcacttgcagctgcgcacGCATTGTAGTGGCAGAAAAACAGTGGTAACAAGTGCAGGAAAACGGCCAAAATCCATGGAATAAGAACAGACAAATGCTTTTGGATGTTAGAAGCGGAATACAAAAAAGATAGTCTTAATTTTTAGAGAATATCGCCGTCAAAGACGCCCTTTGATGCTAAATGCAGAGACATTTATGGTTGCAAGCCACAGACTGAGCTGATGAAACCTGCaatgattagtctactattaaaacATTGATGTAAACAATAGATTTACAAAATATTCACATATACAGTTCATAGGGGACATAATGTATTAGCGATAATGTTTAAACGTGTTAACATTTTGCATAGATaacatttaaacataaaatttttatCTTACACTTAATGACTTTTTGCTCACccttgcgagtttatatctcccaattctgggGTAGGGTAGTCAGAATTTtgggatataaacttgcagttacccagaaaaaagctaaaataatgagtttatatctcacaattctggggTAGggtagtcagaattgcgggatataaacttgcagttcTATGGAAAAAAGACTAAATAATGAGtttatttctctcaattctgacttttcttctcataattgtgagatatacacAGTGGCGTAacaacgagcactcaacatgatttcaaaaacaatacaTCCCAGCATCAGATCGAGATccgagatgtttcaaaaagtggtggagaCAATATCGGCCcggcaaaaagtggtggggacatgtcccacccaTCCCACCAGCAAATTACttagaaaaaaagtctgaattgtaaaatttaaactcgcaattacattttttatctttttattccaTGGCTTCCATAGAGTGCTACTgcagaactgtcattttctACCACCAGAAGAACGTCATCGTTGTTTTCAAACACAAAATAGGTCTATGAGGAAAACCGCTTTAAATGTCCTCATTAGTTGTCTCACCTAACTGTGTTCACCCAATGTCCTTTTTTCTTCATGATGTCTAGCCTCAGTATTTGACTAACAGTTTCTTATGGTAATGTTTTCACCTTTctttagaaaaacaaaagaaaaagaagaagaagaagaaaggctTCTGTGCATTCTTACGGAGAATAGGGAAGGCTTTAAAGTCTTGCATTCTCTGTTGCAATGGGGATGATATTGCATTTCCATGCAGCGATCCCACGGATGTCCAGCCAGATTTATCTGGCCTCGAATGGGCGTTATCAATCGATCCATGTCCATCTGGTATCGAGCTGCCAGTTAACGCCGATCCGGCCGATCCTGAGCTGTCATCTCTCTCAGATATATCCAGTCTTGAGCTGACACCTGAGAGCGATCCGGATGATCCGGAGCAATCTTCTATCTCAGCTCAATCCATCCTGGAGTTGATGTCTGTCTCAGACATATCCAGTCTTGAGATGACACCTGAGAGCAATCCGGCTGATCCAGAGCCATCATCTGTCTCAGCTTCATCCATCCTGGAGTTGATGTCTGTCTCAGATATATCCAGTCTTGAGCTGACACCTGAGGGTGGTCCGGCTGATCTGGAGCCATCATCTGTCACAGGTCCACAGATCCTGTGTTCAGAGCTGACTCTAGATCGAGAGTTTGTCTCAGTATCATCCAGTCTTGAGATACCAAGATACAATATCGAGCTGACACCTGACTCAAGTCAGGCAGATCTGGAGCCATCACCTGTCCCGGGTCCATCTGCACTGGATTCTGAGATCCCGGGTCCATCTGGTTTAGGGTCAGCTTTTGGTGAGTCTTTGGTCTTTATTATTCTACTGGCAGTGCTAGAACTAGTGGGGCTGAGGGAAAAAATCGATTCACTTATCgacatttttttatgattttaaagtcttttttttattccagaattgatattaattcatattaaattgcatatttttgtccttcacaatatatatacaatatcatATCGGCACCCCAGTATCGTGATAGTATTGAATCGGGAGATAGTTGTATCGTCCCAGCCCTAATATTTagttggattgttttccccTTGTGTGCCATTTCACATATGTGCCTAGTATTTATGCTATTTTGTCTAATCCTTTTTCAGACGATTACTCTTAAGCGTCCCACTTTACCAGTTGTCTCACTTAACAATTGTATTATTTCTTCATGATGTCTTTCCTCAGTATTTGACTTAAGGTTTGCTGAAAACCGaacaaaaaaaaggaagaagaaAGGCATGTGTACGTTCTTCTGCCGAACATGGAGGGCTGTTAAGTGTGGTGTCTTCAGCTTTCAAAGGGAAAACAAAGTGGCCTCAGATTCGTTTGCCGATGAGCCAGTGGCTCAACAGGGTTCAGAAGATCTCATGCCAGTTTTATTCAGTCTCGGTTGGCTGACACTTAAGACTAATTGGACTGATCCGGAGCCATTTTCCGTCTCCGGTCCATCCACTCTGGATTCTGGGATAATGGAAGCTGTTGGTAAGTCTACTGGCATTATTAATCTACTGTCACTACTTACGTTATAGTTGTATTTTTACTTTTGCCCTAGTCTGCTGTTTGACATTTGTGTCTAGTATTTGTTCCCTTTTATTCAAGATTTAGCATGCAGGGATCTAGttctattgtttgtttgtttttttttttgacaatttaAAAGGTATTTGTTTGTGTGAGTTGTCATGATATGTTTATAAAGGGAGCAGTGGCAAACTGAGACAGTGCCAAGGTCAtatcaaaaaaagaaacaaccattaatatgaaaatgtttttgggATTCTCTACTCCTGTATCCCATATCACAATCACAAGCTATTATAAGTCCATCACATTTTGCCGTTTTATTGCCTTAACATGATTTTCCTTAGAAGTCCTTGTTCTGTCTGAACTTAGCATGACGCAATTTCATTTACTTTtcaatttcttttatttttagggaaacaaacaaaaaggagCATGAAGAAAGACATCAGGGCATTCTTCCAACGTGCATGGAGGACTATAAAGTCCACTCTTTGTTGTTACGAGGACAACAAAGTGGGCTCAGATCCATGCGGAATTAACCCAATGGATCCAGCAGATCTCCAGCCACGTATATCTGGCCTCTCTTGGGTGTTAACTGATCCAGGTCCATCTTATTTCGAGCTGACATCTGACCCTTATCCAGACGATCCTGAGCCGTCACTTGTCCCAGGTCCATCCAGTCTGGAACCAGTGGCTAACCAGGATCCAGCTGATTCCCAGTCAGGTTCCGTCAGCCTCGATTCACAGTTAATGCTTGATCCAGGTCCATCCTATCTTGTTTCAGAGTTAACATCTGTCCTGACACCATCCAGTCCTGTTCCCAGTTCATCCAGTCTTGAACTAACACCTGAGATGGGTCTGGCCGATCCTAAGCCAAAATCCATCCCAGGTTCATCCAGTCTCAAGCTGACACCTGGCGTGGATTTGGCTGATCCTGAGCCAAAATTCGTCCCAGGTTCATCCACTCTTGAAATGACACCTGGCGTGGATTTGGCTGATCCTGAGCCAAAATTCGTCCCAGGTTCATCCACTCTTGAAATGACACCTGGCGTGGATTTGGCTGATCCTGAGCCAAAACTCACCCCAGGTGCATATACCCTTGATGTAGAGCCTGTTCCAGCTCCATCTGGTTTTTGGCCAGCTACAGGTGAGTCAACTGTCATTAATTCACATTTGTGCCTAGTTAGTAAGTATTTATGCTACTTGTCTAATTCCCTGTACAGTATTAGAATTCTAATGGATCTAGTTCTTTTGAGCCATGTTATGTAGGAATCACAATCTGTTCTATCTGTTTTTTCAGGATCATTTTCCTCCTTTTATGAAGTGAAAGAATTGCTGGGAAGTGGAGGCTTTGCGACTGTGTGTAAAGGGATACGTAGATTTGATAACCAGATGGTAATCCACTCTTGCTTTAATTTCTCTTCATTTTATTCtcgtttttctctttctttctttatttttgtaatgtaacaTATGGATCATTGCAGATTATTTAGatcaaaatgattttaaaactatttttctttttgcaggTTGCTATCAAATGTCTACATAAGAGGAGCTGGgacaaatttattaatttggTAAGTTGGCAAGATTAATACATGCATCTTTTTCAATGAACATATTTACTTTTAATAGGCTTTTGGGTCCAAAAGTCTGCAACCACATTGAaaatttagtttaaaatgttgaaatgctgataatataatttgtaatggAAAAATAGAATTAAAATGCCAAATACAAGTGGTCTCAAACTTGAAACTCTGctgtttcaatataaaagtgaaAGGTCACAGCTAATCTTTTGTCAAACCTGTTTCTCTAGCCAGGGTCTACCGAACCTCTGCTTGCAGAAGTGGCTGTGAATCTGCTGATGCGCAAACCTCCGAAAAGCCCTCACATTGTACAAATGTTAGATTGGTTTGATATGCCACAACAGCACATCATAATTATGGAGTATCCATATCCGTGCGAGACTTTGCTCAGTTTCATCACGCGCAACAGAGGCTTCCTTGATGAAACTGTGGCACGTGGATTAATGCGCCAAGCAGTGCTTGCAGCCAAACACTGCATTGACCAGGGCGTCTTCCACAATGACATCAAGACGGACAACATCCTGGTCAACACAGAGACGCTGCTGCTCCAATTAATAGACTTTGGCTGTAGTGAACTTTTTAAGACCTCTGTTGGTGAGTTGACTTGGCCATAATATGTCAGATATTGTACATGATTCAATCTTATTGTATACAACTGGAATTTACTGTGTTGGATTGTATGCCATTATAGTTTTCAGAGATTCTCTCAAATGTACACTAATGGCTCACAGATGACTTTAGCAAATTAAATGATCTCTTCCTTTCAACTCAGGTCGTGAATTGGCGGTCCAATCAACTGTCTGGTCTCTGGGTAGAGTGCTTTTAGACATGGTGAGCGGAGACCAGCCCCTAAGTGTTCTTCAAAAATCAAGGATACGTGATCCGCGTGTTCCGAATGTATCCAATGGT
The sequence above is drawn from the Megalobrama amblycephala isolate DHTTF-2021 linkage group LG13, ASM1881202v1, whole genome shotgun sequence genome and encodes:
- the LOC125244212 gene encoding uncharacterized protein LOC125244212 gives rise to the protein MESVEIKSSSPVSADARPVLSNSTRTAGGNTTDPPGAAPAAAVENPPLEKQKKKKKKKKGFCAFLRRIGKALKSCILCCNGDDIAFPCSDPTDVQPDLSGLEWALSIDPCPSGIELPVNADPADPELSSLSDISSLELTPESDPDDPEQSSISAQSILELMSVSDISSLEMTPESNPADPEPSSVSASSILELMSVSDISSLELTPEGGPADLEPSSVTGPQILCSELTLDREFVSVSSSLEIPRYNIELTPDSSQADLEPSPVPGPSALDSEIPGPSGLGSAFVFDLRFAENRTKKRKKKGMCTFFCRTWRAVKCGVFSFQRENKVASDSFADEPVAQQGSEDLMPVLFSLGWLTLKTNWTDPEPFSVSGPSTLDSGIMEAVGKQTKRSMKKDIRAFFQRAWRTIKSTLCCYEDNKVGSDPCGINPMDPADLQPRISGLSWVLTDPGPSYFELTSDPYPDDPEPSLVPGPSSLEPVANQDPADSQSGSVSLDSQLMLDPGPSYLVSELTSVLTPSSPVPSSSSLELTPEMGLADPKPKSIPGSSSLKLTPGVDLADPEPKFVPGSSTLEMTPGVDLADPEPKFVPGSSTLEMTPGVDLADPEPKLTPGAYTLDVEPVPAPSGFWPATGSFSSFYEVKELLGSGGFATVCKGIRRFDNQMVAIKCLHKRSWDKFINLPGSTEPLLAEVAVNLLMRKPPKSPHIVQMLDWFDMPQQHIIIMEYPYPCETLLSFITRNRGFLDETVARGLMRQAVLAAKHCIDQGVFHNDIKTDNILVNTETLLLQLIDFGCSELFKTSVGRELAVQSTVWSLGRVLLDMVSGDQPLSVLQKSRIRDPRVPNVSNECCDLIKHCLQHYESNKPTLEHILEHEWFEQD